Proteins encoded together in one Mycolicibacter minnesotensis window:
- a CDS encoding DNA repair helicase XPB, with protein MSTDGPLIVQSDKTVLLEVDHELAGSARAAIAPFAELERAPEHVHTYRITPLALWNARAAGHDAEQVVDALVSHSRYAVPQPLLVDIVDTMARYGRLQLVKSPVHGLTLVSLDRAVLEEVLRNKKIAPMLGARIDDDTVVVHPSERGRVKQMLLKVGWPAEDLAGYVDGEAHPIALAQDGWVLRDYQEMAADSFWAGGSGVVVLPCGAGKTLVGAAAMAKAQATTLILVTNTVAGRQWKRELIARTSLTEEEIGEYSGERKEIRPVTIATYQVITRRTKGEYRHLELFDSRDWGLIIYDEVHLLPAPVFRMTADLQSRRRLGLTATLIREDGREGDVFSLIGPKRYDAPWKDIEAQGWIAPAECIEVRVTMTETERMTYAVAEPEERYKLCATVHSKIAVVRSILKQHPGEQTLVIGAYLDQLEELGEQLDAPVIQGSTRTAEREKLFDAFRRGEISTLVVSKVANFSIDLPEASVAVQVSGTFGSRQEEAQRLGRLLRPKADGGGAVFYSVVARDSLDAEYAAHRQRFLAEQGYGYIIRDADDLLGPAI; from the coding sequence ATGAGCACTGACGGGCCGCTGATCGTCCAATCCGACAAGACCGTGCTGCTCGAGGTCGATCACGAACTGGCCGGTTCGGCGCGCGCCGCGATCGCGCCGTTCGCCGAGCTGGAGCGCGCCCCGGAGCATGTGCACACCTACCGCATCACCCCGCTGGCGCTGTGGAACGCCCGAGCCGCCGGCCACGACGCCGAGCAGGTGGTCGATGCGCTGGTCAGCCACTCCCGGTATGCGGTGCCGCAGCCGCTGCTGGTCGACATCGTCGACACCATGGCACGCTACGGGCGCCTGCAGCTGGTGAAGAGCCCGGTGCATGGTCTGACTCTGGTCAGCCTGGATCGCGCGGTGCTCGAGGAAGTGCTGCGCAACAAGAAGATCGCTCCGATGCTGGGCGCCCGCATCGACGACGACACCGTCGTGGTGCATCCCAGCGAACGCGGCCGGGTCAAGCAGATGCTGCTCAAAGTCGGCTGGCCGGCCGAGGATCTGGCCGGCTACGTCGACGGCGAGGCCCATCCGATCGCGCTGGCCCAAGACGGCTGGGTGCTGCGCGACTACCAGGAGATGGCCGCCGACTCGTTCTGGGCGGGCGGCTCCGGGGTGGTGGTGTTGCCCTGCGGCGCCGGCAAGACATTGGTGGGCGCCGCCGCCATGGCCAAGGCGCAGGCCACCACACTGATCCTGGTCACCAACACCGTGGCCGGCCGGCAGTGGAAACGCGAGCTGATCGCCCGCACCTCACTGACCGAAGAGGAGATCGGCGAGTACTCCGGTGAGCGCAAGGAGATCCGGCCGGTCACCATCGCCACCTATCAGGTGATCACCCGGCGCACCAAGGGCGAATATCGGCACCTGGAGCTGTTCGACAGCCGTGACTGGGGGCTGATCATCTACGACGAGGTGCACCTGCTGCCCGCGCCGGTGTTCCGGATGACCGCCGACCTGCAGTCGCGCCGCCGGCTGGGGCTGACCGCAACATTGATCCGCGAGGACGGCCGCGAAGGTGATGTCTTCTCGCTGATCGGACCCAAGCGCTACGACGCGCCGTGGAAGGACATCGAGGCCCAGGGCTGGATCGCGCCGGCCGAGTGCATCGAGGTGCGGGTCACCATGACCGAGACCGAGCGGATGACCTACGCGGTGGCCGAGCCCGAGGAGCGCTACAAGCTCTGTGCGACGGTGCATTCCAAGATCGCGGTGGTGCGCTCGATCCTCAAACAGCATCCCGGCGAACAGACCCTGGTGATCGGCGCCTACCTCGATCAACTGGAAGAGCTGGGCGAGCAGCTCGATGCCCCGGTCATCCAAGGTTCGACCCGCACCGCCGAGCGCGAGAAGCTGTTCGACGCCTTCCGGCGAGGCGAGATCTCCACCCTGGTGGTGTCCAAGGTCGCCAACTTCTCGATCGATCTGCCGGAGGCCTCGGTGGCGGTGCAGGTCTCGGGCACCTTCGGCTCCCGGCAGGAGGAGGCCCAGCGTTTGGGCCGGCTGTTGCGCCCCAAGGCCGACGGCGGCGGCGCGGTGTTCTATTCGGTGGTCGCCCGCGACAGTCTGGACGCCGAATACGCCGCACACCGGCAGCGGTTCCTGGCCGAGCAGGGCTACGGCTACATCATCCGCGACGCCGACGACCTGCTGGGTCCGGCGATCTGA
- a CDS encoding helicase-associated domain-containing protein has protein sequence MTERARGVPLGSWLAELPDEDLIRLLKLRPDLAQPPPGSIAALAARAQARQSVRAATDELDFLHLAVLDALLELHADSSGVPVADLLELLGDRAPADAVTEALAGLIERALCWGSPHEPGGVLRVVAEAGAGLPWQPGQVTREEPVGAAELTALRAAIADLDNAQRDLLDKLLAGSPIGRTRDAAPEAPRERPVPRLLAAGLLRRVDEETVILPRLVGQILRGEQPGPIALEAPDPVVSKTTAADVDAAAAGAVIDVLRELDLIVASLGETPVPELRTGGLGVREVKRLAKATGVDETRLGLLLEVAATARLIAADFPDPAIVDQREWPDTDGPYWAPTVLADRFAEQSTAQRWHLLAATWLDLPARPGLIGSRGADGKPRAALSTPLFSTAAPLDRRLLLGMLAELPDGAGVDAVSASQELVWRRPRWASRLQPGPVGELLDEAHALGVLGRGALSSPARLLLAGSARGSATDADDAAAVTAMARALPEPIDHFLVQADLTVVVPGPLKRELAEELAVVATVESAGAAMVYRVSEQTIRSALDVGRTGAGLRAFFEKHSKTPVPQGLSYLIDDVARRHGQLRIGMAASFVRCEDPTLLAQAVAVPAAEALGLRMLAPTVAVAQAPLADVLAALRDAGLAPAAEDATGMIVDIRPRGMRVHTPAERRGHRAHSGPGDDSLTALVRVLRTVTSAPFDNIRLDPVTAMIMLKRAALERATVLIGYVDAAGVATQREVAPTQVLGGRLVAFDSTSGQMKDFAIHRITSVSSAAEEA, from the coding sequence ATGACCGAACGCGCCCGGGGAGTCCCACTGGGGTCGTGGCTGGCCGAGCTGCCCGACGAGGATCTGATCCGGCTACTGAAGCTGCGGCCCGACCTCGCCCAACCACCGCCGGGCAGTATCGCCGCGCTCGCCGCGCGCGCGCAGGCCCGCCAGTCGGTTCGGGCGGCCACCGATGAGCTGGACTTCCTGCACCTGGCCGTCCTGGACGCCTTGCTGGAGTTGCACGCCGATTCCAGCGGTGTGCCCGTGGCAGACCTGCTGGAGCTGCTCGGGGACCGCGCGCCCGCCGACGCGGTCACCGAGGCGCTGGCCGGGCTGATCGAGCGGGCGCTGTGTTGGGGATCGCCGCATGAGCCCGGCGGGGTGCTGCGCGTGGTCGCCGAAGCCGGCGCGGGCCTGCCCTGGCAGCCCGGACAGGTGACCCGAGAGGAGCCGGTGGGGGCGGCGGAGCTGACCGCGCTGCGTGCGGCCATCGCCGATCTGGACAACGCCCAACGGGACCTCCTGGACAAGTTGCTTGCCGGTTCCCCGATCGGGCGCACCCGCGACGCCGCCCCCGAGGCACCGCGGGAACGCCCGGTGCCCCGGCTGCTCGCGGCGGGTCTGTTGCGTCGCGTCGACGAGGAGACGGTGATCCTGCCTCGACTGGTGGGACAGATCTTGCGCGGCGAGCAGCCCGGACCGATCGCGTTGGAGGCACCCGATCCGGTGGTGTCGAAGACCACCGCGGCCGATGTTGACGCGGCTGCTGCCGGCGCGGTCATCGACGTGCTGCGCGAACTCGACCTGATCGTGGCCAGCCTGGGCGAGACGCCGGTGCCGGAGCTGCGTACCGGCGGACTGGGTGTACGCGAGGTCAAACGGCTCGCCAAGGCCACCGGTGTCGATGAGACTCGGCTGGGTCTGCTGCTTGAGGTGGCGGCCACTGCCCGGCTGATCGCGGCCGACTTTCCCGATCCGGCGATCGTCGACCAGCGGGAATGGCCCGACACCGACGGTCCGTACTGGGCGCCGACGGTGCTCGCCGACCGGTTCGCCGAGCAGTCCACCGCTCAACGCTGGCACCTGTTGGCCGCCACCTGGCTGGATCTGCCGGCACGGCCGGGGCTGATCGGCAGCCGCGGCGCCGACGGCAAACCCCGAGCAGCGTTGTCCACGCCGCTGTTCTCCACCGCCGCACCGCTGGACCGTCGGCTGCTGCTCGGCATGCTCGCAGAACTGCCCGACGGAGCCGGGGTCGACGCCGTGTCCGCGTCACAGGAATTGGTCTGGCGTCGGCCGCGTTGGGCCAGCCGACTGCAGCCCGGCCCGGTCGGCGAACTGCTCGACGAGGCGCACGCCCTGGGTGTGCTGGGCCGGGGTGCGTTGAGCTCGCCGGCACGACTGCTGTTGGCGGGCAGCGCGCGAGGCTCCGCCACCGACGCCGACGATGCCGCCGCAGTGACCGCGATGGCCAGGGCGCTGCCTGAGCCGATCGATCACTTCCTGGTACAGGCCGATCTGACCGTGGTGGTGCCCGGCCCGCTGAAACGCGAACTCGCCGAGGAGCTGGCCGTCGTCGCCACCGTGGAGTCGGCCGGTGCGGCAATGGTCTACCGAGTCTCCGAGCAGACCATCCGCTCCGCCCTGGACGTGGGTCGGACCGGGGCGGGTCTGCGGGCGTTCTTCGAGAAACACTCGAAGACTCCGGTCCCGCAGGGGCTCAGTTATCTGATCGATGATGTGGCGCGACGGCATGGCCAGCTGCGGATCGGGATGGCGGCCTCGTTCGTGCGCTGCGAGGATCCCACACTGCTGGCCCAGGCAGTGGCCGTTCCGGCCGCCGAGGCCTTGGGACTGCGGATGCTGGCTCCGACGGTGGCAGTGGCGCAGGCTCCGCTTGCCGATGTGCTGGCCGCGCTGCGGGATGCCGGCTTGGCTCCGGCCGCCGAGGATGCCACCGGAATGATCGTCGACATCCGGCCCCGCGGCATGCGGGTGCACACCCCCGCGGAACGTCGCGGACACCGGGCGCACTCCGGCCCCGGCGACGACAGCCTGACCGCGCTGGTGCGGGTGCTGCGCACCGTGACCTCGGCACCGTTCGACAACATCCGGCTGGATCCGGTGACCGCGATGATCATGCTCAAGCGCGCCGCTCTGGAGCGGGCCACCGTGCTGATCGGCTACGTCGACGCCGCCGGCGTCGCCACCCAGCGCGAGGTGGCGCCCACCCAGGTGCTGGGTGGGCGGCTGGTGGCCTTCGATTCGACGTCGGGGCAGATGAAGGATTTCGCGATTCACCGCATCACCTCGGTGTCCTCGGCGGCTGAAGAAGCCTAG
- the moaC gene encoding cyclic pyranopterin monophosphate synthase MoaC translates to MTGPLSHLDERGAAHMVDVSAKASTKRVAVAGAVLRTTAEVVQLISAGGLPKGDALATARVAGIMAAKRTSDLIPLCHQLALTGVDVEFTIGESQIDITAAVRTTDRTGVEMEALTAVSVAALTLYDMIKAVDRAAVIDDIRVLSKDGGRTGAWERA, encoded by the coding sequence ATGACCGGCCCGCTCTCACACCTCGACGAACGGGGGGCGGCGCACATGGTCGACGTCAGCGCCAAGGCGAGCACCAAGCGGGTCGCGGTCGCCGGTGCAGTGCTGCGTACCACCGCCGAAGTGGTGCAGCTGATCTCGGCCGGCGGACTGCCCAAGGGTGACGCGCTGGCTACCGCACGGGTGGCGGGAATCATGGCTGCCAAACGCACCAGTGACCTGATCCCGCTCTGCCATCAACTCGCCCTCACCGGCGTCGATGTGGAATTCACCATCGGCGAATCCCAGATCGACATCACCGCCGCGGTGCGCACCACCGACCGGACCGGGGTGGAGATGGAGGCGCTGACCGCCGTCAGCGTGGCGGCCCTGACCCTCTACGACATGATCAAGGCGGTCGACCGCGCCGCGGTGATCGATGACATCCGGGTACTGAGCAAGGACGGTGGCCGTACCGGGGCCTGGGAGCGCGCGTGA
- a CDS encoding MogA/MoaB family molybdenum cofactor biosynthesis protein yields the protein MSARTARIIIASTRAAAGVYSDRTGPIIAEWLQQRGFAPVQPEVVPDGEPVGIALRAALAASPELIITSGGTGIAPTDDTPAQTRAVLDYDIPGLADALRRSGLPQVPTSILSRGVCGVAGRSLIINLPGSSGGVRDGLGVLAEVLDHALDQLAGGDHR from the coding sequence GTGAGCGCTCGGACCGCCCGGATCATCATCGCCTCTACCCGAGCCGCCGCCGGCGTGTACAGCGACCGCACCGGGCCCATCATCGCCGAATGGCTGCAGCAGCGCGGTTTCGCGCCGGTCCAGCCAGAGGTGGTTCCCGACGGGGAACCGGTAGGGATCGCCCTGCGCGCCGCGCTGGCCGCCTCGCCGGAGCTGATCATCACCTCCGGTGGAACCGGTATCGCGCCCACCGATGACACCCCGGCGCAGACCCGGGCCGTGCTCGACTACGACATCCCCGGGCTGGCCGATGCCCTCCGCCGCTCCGGACTGCCGCAGGTGCCGACCTCGATACTGTCGCGAGGCGTGTGCGGGGTGGCCGGCCGCAGCCTGATCATCAACCTCCCTGGGTCCTCCGGCGGGGTGCGCGACGGGCTCGGTGTGCTTGCCGAGGTCCTGGATCACGCACTCGACCAGCTCGCCGGCGGGGATCACCGATGA
- a CDS encoding molybdenum cofactor biosynthesis protein MoaE translates to MTENGAQVLRAAITEDPIVLAEHEELVSHRAAGAIVGFVGMIRDHDGGRQVRRLEYSAHPSASQVMADVLAEIAQQAVGVRALAASHRVGALHIGDAALVAAVAADHRREAFEACALLVDTVKARLPVWKHQFFTDGTEEWVGSA, encoded by the coding sequence ATGACGGAGAACGGCGCGCAGGTGCTGCGCGCGGCGATCACCGAGGATCCGATCGTGCTGGCCGAGCACGAGGAGCTGGTGAGCCACCGGGCCGCGGGAGCGATCGTCGGATTCGTGGGAATGATCCGCGACCATGACGGCGGGCGGCAGGTGAGAAGGCTGGAATACTCCGCGCACCCGTCGGCGTCGCAGGTGATGGCCGACGTGCTGGCCGAGATCGCCCAGCAGGCGGTCGGGGTTCGTGCCCTGGCGGCCAGCCATCGGGTCGGCGCGCTGCACATCGGCGATGCCGCCCTGGTGGCCGCGGTGGCCGCCGATCACCGCCGGGAGGCCTTCGAGGCCTGCGCCTTGCTGGTCGACACGGTCAAGGCCCGGCTGCCGGTGTGGAAGCACCAGTTCTTCACCGATGGAACCGAGGAGTGGGTGGGCTCGGCCTGA
- a CDS encoding transglycosylase family protein codes for MSGRHRKPTQSNVNIAKIAFTGAVIGGGSLALAGTAAAATDDEWDHVARCESGNNWGINTGNGYQGGLQFSPSTWSSHGGGKYAPSAHMASREQQIAVAEHVLATQGRGAWPVCGRGLSGASHREVPETPPADAPIDNPEVNGETVAMDNPMAPPPAPEPAPWWTPPAPEAPAPAEGTEPVAPAGWMPPAPEAPAPVAEDLPPAPEAPAPEAPAPEAPAPEAPAAEQLPPAPEAPAPWWNPEAPAPAPEAPAPAPEAPAPGDEAAPPAPGQDGNRQEAVAVGFHQQLWQAVRAENISGNDALDAFVQQPSRVL; via the coding sequence ATGAGTGGACGGCATCGCAAGCCCACCCAATCGAACGTCAACATCGCCAAGATCGCCTTCACCGGCGCCGTGATCGGCGGCGGCAGCCTGGCCCTCGCAGGGACCGCGGCCGCAGCCACCGATGACGAATGGGACCATGTAGCCCGTTGCGAGTCCGGCAACAACTGGGGCATCAACACCGGCAACGGCTACCAGGGCGGGCTGCAGTTCTCGCCGAGCACCTGGAGCAGCCACGGCGGCGGCAAGTACGCCCCGTCGGCGCACATGGCCAGCCGGGAACAGCAGATCGCGGTCGCCGAGCACGTATTGGCAACCCAGGGCCGCGGCGCCTGGCCGGTCTGCGGCCGCGGACTGTCCGGCGCATCGCACCGCGAGGTCCCGGAAACTCCGCCGGCGGACGCCCCGATCGACAACCCGGAAGTCAATGGCGAGACCGTCGCCATGGACAACCCGATGGCTCCGCCTCCAGCGCCCGAGCCCGCCCCGTGGTGGACTCCCCCGGCCCCCGAGGCCCCGGCTCCCGCCGAAGGCACCGAGCCGGTGGCCCCCGCAGGCTGGATGCCGCCGGCCCCCGAGGCGCCCGCACCGGTCGCCGAGGACCTGCCGCCGGCCCCTGAAGCTCCCGCACCGGAGGCGCCCGCACCTGAGGCTCCGGCCCCCGAAGCTCCGGCCGCAGAACAGCTGCCGCCGGCCCCGGAGGCCCCCGCACCGTGGTGGAACCCTGAGGCTCCTGCCCCGGCGCCCGAGGCCCCGGCCCCGGCTCCCGAGGCGCCGGCCCCCGGCGACGAAGCGGCTCCTCCGGCTCCCGGCCAAGACGGTAACCGGCAGGAAGCGGTCGCGGTCGGCTTCCACCAGCAGCTGTGGCAGGCAGTACGTGCGGAGAACATCAGCGGCAACGACGCGCTGGACGCGTTCGTGCAGCAGCCCAGCCGGGTTCTGTAA
- a CDS encoding MoaD/ThiS family protein: MPTPTDSSTGVSVTVRYFAAARAAAGTDSEAVSVPRGAGVGALAEDLAGRSERLAAVLRRCSYLRDGVAVRDHEAPLQPGETVDILPPFAGG, from the coding sequence GTGCCCACACCGACCGACAGCTCCACCGGTGTATCGGTGACGGTCCGCTACTTCGCGGCCGCACGCGCGGCGGCGGGGACCGACTCGGAGGCTGTCAGTGTGCCGCGCGGGGCCGGCGTGGGGGCCTTGGCTGAGGACCTCGCCGGCCGCAGCGAGCGACTGGCGGCGGTGTTGCGGCGCTGCTCGTATCTACGTGACGGCGTCGCGGTGCGCGACCACGAGGCACCGCTGCAACCCGGTGAAACGGTGGACATCCTGCCTCCGTTCGCCGGCGGTTAG
- the moaA gene encoding GTP 3',8-cyclase MoaA — translation MPTTGPLVDTFGRVHTDLRISLTDRCNLRCTYCMPAEGLDWIPSGHLLSDDELIRLIRIGVGRLGITDIRFTGGEPLLARHLEGVVAGAAALHPRPEIALTTNGLGLARRAAALVAAGLDRVNVSLDTVDRAHFAEITRRDRLPDVLAGLDAATQAGMAPIKVNAVLDPKVTGDDIVNLLQFCLDRGYQLRVIEMMPLDADHSWTRDGGLNVDQILEAVRARFVLRHDPQPRGAAPAEVWLVDDGPHNRAGTFGIIASVSRPFCGSCDRTRLTADGQIRNCLFSSAESDLRALMRRGCDDDTIEQAWRAAMWSKKAGHGINDPDFIQPDRPMSAIGG, via the coding sequence ATGCCAACAACCGGCCCCTTGGTGGACACCTTCGGCCGGGTCCACACCGACCTGCGGATATCGCTGACCGACCGCTGCAATCTGCGCTGCACCTATTGCATGCCCGCCGAAGGCCTGGACTGGATTCCGAGCGGGCACCTGTTGAGCGACGATGAGCTGATCCGGCTGATCCGGATCGGCGTCGGCCGGCTCGGCATCACCGACATTCGGTTCACCGGCGGCGAACCACTGCTGGCTCGCCATCTGGAAGGCGTGGTGGCCGGCGCCGCCGCGCTGCACCCTCGCCCCGAGATCGCCTTGACCACCAACGGCCTCGGCCTGGCCCGCCGGGCCGCCGCCCTGGTGGCAGCGGGCCTGGACCGGGTCAACGTGTCGCTGGACACCGTCGACCGTGCCCATTTCGCGGAGATCACCCGGCGCGACCGGCTGCCCGACGTACTGGCCGGCCTGGATGCTGCGACGCAAGCAGGGATGGCGCCGATCAAGGTCAACGCCGTACTCGACCCGAAGGTCACCGGAGACGACATCGTCAATCTGCTGCAGTTCTGCCTGGATCGCGGCTACCAGCTGCGGGTCATCGAGATGATGCCGCTGGATGCCGACCACAGCTGGACCCGCGACGGCGGGCTCAATGTCGACCAGATCCTGGAGGCCGTGCGAGCTCGCTTTGTGCTGCGCCACGATCCACAGCCGCGTGGGGCCGCGCCCGCCGAGGTCTGGCTGGTCGACGATGGGCCGCACAACCGTGCCGGGACGTTCGGAATCATCGCCTCGGTATCGCGGCCGTTCTGCGGAAGCTGTGACCGCACGCGGCTCACCGCCGACGGGCAGATCCGCAACTGCCTGTTCTCCTCCGCCGAGTCCGATCTGCGCGCCCTGATGCGGAGAGGCTGCGATGACGACACCATTGAGCAGGCCTGGCGGGCCGCGATGTGGAGCAAGAAGGCCGGCCATGGCATCAACGATCCAGATTTCATCCAGCCGGACCGCCCCATGAGCGCGATCGGCGGCTGA
- a CDS encoding cold-shock protein: MPTGKVKWYDAAKGFGFLSQEEGEDVYVRAAALPDGVEGLKAGQKVEFGVAAGRRGPQALTVKLIDPPPSLSRTRREAAPAVEHRHTPDELHGMVEDMITLLEGTVQPELRKGKYPDRKTARQISEVVKAVARELDA; this comes from the coding sequence GTGCCGACCGGCAAGGTGAAGTGGTACGACGCCGCGAAGGGCTTCGGCTTCCTGTCCCAGGAAGAGGGTGAGGACGTCTACGTCCGCGCCGCGGCCCTGCCGGACGGTGTGGAGGGTCTCAAGGCAGGCCAGAAGGTCGAGTTCGGCGTTGCTGCCGGACGTCGTGGACCGCAGGCGCTGACGGTGAAGTTGATCGACCCGCCGCCGAGCCTGTCGCGGACCCGGCGTGAGGCCGCGCCCGCAGTCGAGCACCGGCACACCCCCGATGAGCTGCACGGCATGGTCGAGGACATGATCACCCTGCTGGAAGGCACTGTGCAGCCGGAACTGCGCAAGGGCAAATACCCGGACCGCAAGACCGCTCGGCAGATCTCCGAGGTGGTCAAGGCCGTGGCGCGCGAGCTCGACGCCTGA
- a CDS encoding FadR/GntR family transcriptional regulator: MTLQPINRQSIPDEIFAQLAGQVLSGDRTPGESLPSERTLSEALGVSRAAVREALGRLDRARLIQVRQGGSTVVRDFRAEAGFDVLPLLLVHGGDVDRATLASVIEARAIIGPQVAALAAARANDDVRARLRTVVDELEAESEPVQRMWRVVGFWELIVDSAESIAFRLLFNTLNQAYVPVLDVLVNVMAAEVNDIEHYRWLAEAVAAGDEGGARSAAAELLGLGSAAFAELTDQLADPR; encoded by the coding sequence ATGACCCTGCAGCCGATCAATCGGCAGTCGATACCCGACGAGATCTTCGCCCAGCTCGCCGGCCAGGTGCTCTCTGGTGACCGGACGCCCGGCGAGTCTCTGCCGAGCGAGCGAACCCTGTCAGAGGCGCTTGGAGTCTCGCGCGCCGCCGTCCGGGAAGCGCTGGGCCGCCTGGACCGGGCGCGCCTCATCCAGGTCCGCCAGGGCGGATCAACGGTGGTCCGAGACTTCCGAGCCGAAGCCGGGTTCGATGTGCTGCCGCTACTGCTCGTGCATGGCGGCGACGTCGATCGCGCCACCTTGGCCAGCGTGATCGAAGCCCGCGCCATCATCGGTCCACAGGTGGCCGCACTGGCAGCGGCCCGCGCCAATGACGACGTCCGCGCCCGGCTGCGGACGGTGGTGGACGAATTGGAGGCTGAATCGGAGCCCGTGCAACGCATGTGGCGTGTTGTTGGGTTTTGGGAACTCATCGTGGACAGTGCCGAGTCCATCGCGTTTCGGCTCTTGTTCAACACGCTGAATCAGGCGTACGTGCCCGTCCTCGACGTGCTTGTCAACGTGATGGCTGCCGAGGTCAACGACATCGAGCATTACCGATGGCTGGCCGAGGCCGTCGCCGCCGGTGATGAAGGTGGCGCCCGTTCGGCCGCGGCGGAGCTCCTTGGATTGGGCAGTGCCGCATTCGCCGAACTCACCGACCAGCTGGCGGACCCGCGATGA
- a CDS encoding sterol desaturase family protein has translation MTRKQQTLRDAFAEFLRHPTPWMLVTWVGALLVARLAVGGWSIGDAVIAVALVGVSPLGEWLIHTGILHWRPRTLAGVTIDSRLARDHRLHHRDPREIPLIFIPWPSLIVIIVGLTPLAPLAFRNTGKGLTFVLTIATFLVFYEWIHYLVHTDYKPRHAIYRAVWRNHRYHHFKNEKFWFTVTSSGTADRLLGTYPDPSEIRSSPTVRNLHAPSVTG, from the coding sequence ATGACCCGCAAGCAGCAGACGCTGCGCGACGCGTTCGCCGAGTTCCTCCGCCACCCCACGCCCTGGATGCTCGTCACCTGGGTCGGCGCGCTGTTGGTGGCCCGCCTTGCAGTCGGTGGCTGGTCGATCGGTGACGCCGTGATCGCCGTGGCGCTGGTCGGGGTCTCTCCGCTAGGCGAGTGGCTGATCCATACCGGAATCCTGCACTGGCGTCCGCGCACCCTCGCCGGAGTCACGATCGACTCGCGCCTGGCCCGCGACCATCGCCTGCACCATCGGGACCCCCGCGAAATCCCGTTGATCTTCATCCCGTGGCCCAGCCTGATCGTGATCATCGTCGGACTGACACCGTTGGCCCCGCTCGCCTTCCGCAACACCGGAAAGGGGCTGACGTTCGTCCTCACCATCGCGACGTTCCTGGTGTTCTACGAATGGATCCACTACCTGGTCCACACGGATTACAAGCCGCGCCATGCGATCTACCGCGCGGTATGGCGCAACCACCGGTATCACCACTTCAAGAACGAGAAGTTCTGGTTCACCGTGACCAGTTCCGGTACCGCCGACCGCCTGTTGGGCACCTATCCAGACCCCAGTGAAATCCGGTCGTCACCGACGGTGCGAAACCTGCACGCGCCCAGCGTCACCGGCTGA
- a CDS encoding glutathione S-transferase family protein, with translation MASYRAGGDFARDTNYISTRITADGSDGYPVEPGRYRLVVARACPWANRAIIVRRLLGLDSVMSIGFCGPTHDQRSWTFDLDPGGVDPVLQIPRLQDAYFKRFPDYPKGITVPAMVDVTTGEVVTNDFAQMTLDFSTEWVAYQREGAPQLYPEPLRAEIDDVARRIYTEINNGVYRCGFAGTQEAYDAAYDRLFTALDWVSDRLAQQRYLVGDTITEVDVRLFTTLARFDPVYHGHFKCNRQKLSEMPVLWAYARDLFQTPGFGDTTDFVQIKQHYYIVHADINPSQIVPDGPDLANWLSPHGREALGGRPFGDGTPPGPVPAGEQVPAGHGA, from the coding sequence ATGGCCAGCTACCGCGCCGGCGGCGACTTCGCCCGCGACACCAACTACATCTCCACCCGCATCACCGCCGACGGCAGTGATGGATATCCGGTGGAACCAGGCCGGTACCGGCTGGTGGTTGCGCGCGCCTGCCCGTGGGCCAACCGCGCCATCATCGTGCGGCGGCTGCTCGGGCTGGATTCCGTCATGTCCATCGGCTTCTGCGGGCCGACCCACGACCAGCGCAGCTGGACCTTCGACCTGGATCCCGGTGGCGTCGACCCGGTGCTGCAGATCCCCCGGCTGCAAGATGCCTACTTCAAGCGCTTTCCGGACTATCCCAAGGGCATCACCGTGCCCGCGATGGTCGACGTCACCACCGGTGAGGTGGTGACCAACGACTTCGCCCAGATGACCCTCGACTTCTCCACCGAGTGGGTGGCCTATCAGCGCGAGGGGGCCCCGCAGTTGTATCCCGAGCCGCTGCGCGCGGAGATCGACGACGTTGCCAGGCGGATCTATACCGAGATCAACAACGGCGTCTACCGGTGTGGCTTCGCCGGTACACAGGAGGCCTACGACGCCGCCTATGACCGATTGTTCACCGCGCTGGACTGGGTCAGCGACCGCCTTGCCCAGCAGCGATACCTGGTGGGGGACACCATCACCGAAGTCGATGTGCGACTGTTCACCACGTTGGCCCGATTCGACCCGGTCTATCACGGACACTTCAAATGCAACCGGCAGAAGCTGTCCGAGATGCCGGTGCTGTGGGCCTACGCCCGGGATCTGTTTCAGACGCCGGGGTTCGGCGATACCACCGACTTCGTCCAGATCAAACAGCACTACTACATCGTGCACGCCGACATCAATCCGTCCCAGATCGTTCCCGACGGGCCGGATCTGGCGAATTGGCTCTCACCGCATGGTCGAGAAGCGCTGGGCGGCAGGCCCTTCGGCGATGGAACCCCACCCGGTCCAGTTCCGGCGGGGGAGCAGGTGCCGGCCGGTCACGGAGCTTAA